CCGCCCGCGCCGCCGCCTCGGCGTCGACGGCGTCGCTCTTGCCCCGGCGCCGCCGGTTCTGGCGGTTGGGGCGGTTCACCTCCACCACGAGCATGCCGCCTGCGGCGAGGCGGCGGGCGAGCCCGGCGCCGTAGGAGCCGGCGCCTTCCACGCCGACGGCCGCGACCGGGCCGTGCGACTCCATCCACACAAGCAGCTCCTCGCAGCCGGCGGCGTCCGCGCTGAACGAGGCTGCGCCCACCGCCCCGCCGACAGCGCCCACCGCGCACGCCACGCGGACGTCTTTGCGGGCGCTGGCCCCGACGACGATTCCGGGTTGGTTCCCTGACATAATCGTGCTGCCCTCCTCGGAGCCGTCCAACGACAGCGGGCACCACCGGCGGGGGCGGCGGACAGGACACTCACGGCGTTCAGCTCAAGGCCCCTATCAGGTCACGTCCGCCCCTGCTGGCAGTGCTCGTCCCCGGCCAGCAGCAGGCCGACAAATCAACGTGAAGGCACAAGGCCGGTCCCTGGGTGAGTCAGACCCGCCCCAGCCGGGAACACCTCCAGTGTGAGTGCCCCTGGGCGGTGGTGTGTCGCTCGGTGGGGGGGCCGTTGGGTGTCACCGGACGGTGTAGTGGACCTTCTAGGGCAGCAAGGTCCGGGCTGCCCGCTCGGCAGGGGTGCTGTTGGTGTTATCGGTCGGCGTAGTGGACGCCGTCGGGGGGCCAGGTGAACGGCCCCCAGCAGGCGATGGTGCCGTCGGCGCGCAGGGCGCAGGTGTGTTCGTCGCCGGCGGTGACGGCGGTGAAGTGCCCGTGCGGCACGGTCGGGTGGTAGTCCTCGAGGTCGCCCCAGCATTCGATAGTGCCGTGGGTGCGCAGCCCGCACGTGTGGCTCTCGCCGGCGCTGACGGCGGCGAATTGCCCGCCGGGCGTATCGGCCTGTCCGATGTAGACCACGCTGCGTGTGTAGTCGTCTTCGACGAAGTTGTTGTTGCCCCAGCAGGTGATGGTGGCGTCGGTGCGCAGCGCGCAGGTGTGGACCCAGCCGGCGCTGACGGCGGTGTAGGCGCCGGGGGGGCTGGTGGCTCGGCCGTAGGAGTTCTCGCCCCAGCAGGCGACGGCGCCGTCGGCGCGGACCGCGCAAGTGTGCCATTTGTTGGCGCTGACGGCGCTGTAGCGCCCGCTGGGGTTCGGCGCTTGGCCGTGGGAGTTGTGGCCCCAGCAGGTGAGGGTGTTGTCGGCGCGGATCGCGCAGGTGTGGCGGTTGCCGGCGTTCACGGCGCGGAAGCGCCCCGCGGGCGCCGCGGTGCGGCCGTCGTCGTCGTTGCCCCAGCAGGCGAGGGTGCCGCCGCTGCGGATCGCGCAGGTGTGCTCGTCGCCGGCGCTGACGGCGATGAAGGCGCCCGGTGGCGGGTCGGCCTGGCCGTCGTCGCTGTTGCCCCAGCAGGCGAGGGTGCCGTCGGCGCGCAGCGCGCAGGCGTGCTCGTCGCCGGCGCTGACGGCGGTGTAGGGACCGCGGGCGTCCCCGCCGGCCGGGGCGACCGCGAGGAGCAGCGGGGAACTCGCCAGCCAACGCCCTGCTGCGGTCGTGGCGGGCAAGAAGCGCCCGTCGGGCAGCCAGCGGCCGCCCCACGCGCCGTCGGGGCGCCGCTGCTGCACGCCGACCTCGACGCGCCCGTCGTCGAGCCTGCGCGCCGCGATCCGCACATCGCCCGCCGGTGTCACAAGCGGGGAACTCGCCAGCCAACGCCCGACGGCGGCGGTGGCGGGCAACGAGCGCCCGTCGGGCAGCCGGCGATCGCCCCAGGCGCCGCTGGGGCGCCGCTGCTGCATGCCGACCTCGACGCGCCCGTCGTTGAGCCTGCGGGCCGCGACCCGCACCTCGATGGCACCACCGGCGGTTTCCTCAGCGGCGGTGAGCGCATCGATGGCACCACCGGTGGATTCCTCAGCGGCGGCGGGCGCGGCGACCAGCGCCCCCCCCCCGGCGGCCGCCAACCCGACAGCGAGCACGGCCGCGGCCCGGCTGCGGCGCCAAAGACTCAACACTCCGCGGGTGCGTCGGCAGATCCCGAGACGCGCGACCACCCCGCCGGTTCGGAGAACGCTCATACCTCACCCTCCCGGCACAACCCGCACGACTGCGCCACGACGCGAACCCCGAACACTACAACGCGCGGGCCCATCGGGGGCTGGAGATCCTAAACAGCGAACCTGACGGCGGGGCTCGTGCTGTTGCTGCGACCGGCGCGTTCGCCGAGGCGGTAAACCCCCTCGCTCACCCGTGCGGAGCGGGCAGAACCGGGCGATCCGTGGTCTCGGACAGAGCCGCGTCCTCCCTCGACGCCCCTCCCGCGCCAAGACGCGCCTGAACTTGGTATGTGAGAGGGCAGCGCGCCTCGGCAGTGCGCTCGTAGCTGCTAGGTGTGACAACCGGGGAGGTTGTCCCTGGGTTGAGGGGATCGGGGGGTCCCCGTTGGGGTGAGCCCTCCCGGCGATGCTGTGGGTCTGAAACAGTCCACGGCTCCCAAGGAGGGCTCATGGCACAGATTAGACAGCACGCCAACGCGCGGCTCACGGTTCGCCAGCGCCGGGAGATGGTCTCGGCGATGCTCGATGAGGGTTGGCCGGTCGCGGCGGCCGCGGAGCGGTTCCAGGTCAGCGCCAAGACGGCGCGCAAGTGGCGCGACCGCTACGTCGCCGAGGGCCCCGGGGGCCTGGCGGATCGCTCCAGCCGGCCTCGCTCCTCGCCGACGCGCACACCCCCGGAGGTGCGCGCCAGGGTGGCCGAACTGCGCGCCCAGCGCCGCCGCGGCGCCGCCTGGATCGCCCACAAGACCGGCCTGGCGCCCTCGACGGTGCAGAACATCCTCAACGAGGCGGGCCTGGGGCGCCTCGACCGGGGCGACCGCGCCACCGCGAAGGCGCAGCGCTATGTGCGCGAAACCCCTGGTGAGCTGATCCACGTGGACGTCAAGAAGCTGCCGGGCATCCCCCCCGGCGGCGGCTGGCGGCACCACGGACGAGGCAACGCCCCCACGCCCGGCGCCAAAGCCGGCTACCGCTACCTCCACAGCGCCCTCGACGACCACAGCCGCCTCGTGTACAGCGAGATCCACGACGACGAGCGCGCCCAGACCGCCGCGGACTTCTGGCGGCGCGCCGAGCGCTGGTTCAACACTTGGGGCATCGCCTGCGAACGCGTCCTGACCGACACTCATACTGGTTGGGTGCCTGTCGGTCTGGGGCGGGCCTGACTCGCTGACTGACTGGCTTCGTGCCTTGCCGTTGATCTGTCGGCTCGTGCCGGGCCGGCGGGCGCGCACCAAGGTCAAGAAGACCCGCCCCTACCGGCCCCAGACCAACGGCAAGATCGAACGCTTCCACCGCACCCTCCTCCAGGAATGGGCCTACATCCGCCCCTGGCGAAGCGAAACCCAACGCGCCGACGCCTACCGCGGCTTCCTCCACTACTACAATTGCCACCGAACCCACGGAGCGCTCAACTGGAACACCCCAGCCTCCACCATCGGGAACAACCTCCCCGCACTACACACCTAGGCGGGCGTCACCGCTTGGGCGGCCAACGCGGCGAACGGCCCTTCGCAGCTGCTGAGGGGCGAACCCCAGGAAGGTTCCGGCTGGGACAGGTGGTCGCGGCGGACGCTTTCGAGCACAGGGTTCGGCGTTTCCCAGAGCATGTCCCAGAATCCGGACAAGTCCCGGAACGGCAGATTCTCGTTCATTTCCTCCGGCAGCGCGGCGTAGTCGCCCAGCCGGCGCGCCAGCGCCGCGGAGACGGCGAGCAGGCGGGCGTGGGGCGCCACGGTGCCGGTGATGATTTCCTGGCGCGGCAATCCGGAGGCGCCCAGGAACCACACGCCGCCGGGACGGTCGCGGGCGGCGTGTACGGCCGCGGTGAACTCCTCACTGTGCTCGCCGGCGTTGCCGGTGCGCATCGCTTCCTCGAATAGCCAGAGCACCTCGGTGTCGGTGCGGGCACGCCACCGGTCGTCGGCCAGCATCTGCCAACCAGATCCCAGGGGGCTGTGCAGGAGACCGGGCAGCGCGCCGCATACACCAGCGGCGCGATCCACCACGAGGTCGCGGTCGGCGAGCAGGCGGACCGGGCCGAGGGCGGCCCAGTAGATCCGCGAGTCGGCGACGAAGCAGGCGGCGACGCCGTGGCCTGGCGGCGGTGGGGGAGAGGACCAGGAGGCGTGTCGGCGGCGGTGCAGTTCCGCCAAGCGCTCCGAGGCGTCGCACAGCAAGCCGGCCAGGTTCTCCCGATGCCCCTGCGCC
Above is a genomic segment from bacterium containing:
- a CDS encoding leucine zipper domain-containing protein translates to MAQIRQHANARLTVRQRREMVSAMLDEGWPVAAAAERFQVSAKTARKWRDRYVAEGPGGLADRSSRPRSSPTRTPPEVRARVAELRAQRRRGAAWIAHKTGLAPSTVQNILNEAGLGRLDRGDRATAKAQRYVRETPGELIHVDVKKLPGIPPGGGWRHHGRGNAPTPGAKAGYRYLHSALDDHSRLVYSEIHDDERAQTAADFWRRAERWFNTWGIACERVLTDTHTGWVPVGLGRA